Proteins from one Sabethes cyaneus chromosome 2, idSabCyanKW18_F2, whole genome shotgun sequence genomic window:
- the LOC128737573 gene encoding serine protease 53 codes for MNATFKTWVIPMPSLLLLMLILLIGDYGSAVKAPCGQRQITFQGYILGGNEASEGDWPWHAAIYQKLQNGEKYLCGGTIISENFVLTAAHCTFPHRLELPADNFLVKLGLHNRSYPFEHSTAYEVVEVIRHDAFNLNNLNNDIALLRTEEDITYSDYIQPICLWPVEKSDLNSVLGGSGTVVGWGLSDGYKLEDILQEATLMVVDHDTCLKSKPKHFGKVLSNYKSNFCAGNQNMTNVCHGDSGGGMYFHINNVWYIRGLVSAGQKELCNPLQYVVFSDIPYYLQWIVKHQEHVNKRNLLNLGDCGLDIHDKTVQEVDKPVFLQYPWTAMLEFQAQGTPIIQAICNGALIHPRFVITAGHCAEGSAKKVLKAVRLGEYNLKTNPDDGMSSNGESVSTTIQSIDIESVFRHPKFNMPRYDNNIALLKLKHPADTSRPNVKPICLPTLKDYSKLHTISGWRRVGLNSHILVRDNVVLEKADKCKSIYEEMKIKLNPNDSHLCGTFYRQSSKDCFHFMSGAPLQYVKNADRKYRYFLMGLFSVGYPKCQQNFTDVFTNIISYNQWIATTVGENTA; via the exons ATGAATGCAACATTTAAGACCTGGGTAATCCCCATGCCAAGTTTGTTGCTACTGATGTTGATACTACTGATCGGAGATTACGGCTCAGCAGTGAAAG CTCCTTGTGGACAACGGCAGATCACTTTTCAAGGGTACATCTTAGGTGGTAATGAGGCATCTGAAGGAGATTGGCCCTGGCATGCGGCTATTTACCAGAAACTTCAAAACGGTGAAAAATACTTATGCGGTGGAACGATCATCAGCGAAAACTTTGTACTGACGGCAGCACACTGCACCTTTCCACATCGATTAGAATTGCCAGCAGAtaattttcttgtaaaactAGGTCTTCACAACCGAAGTTATCCGTTTGAGCATTCTACGGCCTATGAAGTGGTAGAAGTCATCCGCCACGATGCGTTTAATTTGAACAATTTGAATAATGATATCGCGTTGCTGAGGACCGAGGAGGACATAACGTATTCCGATTATATTCAACCAATTTGTCTTTGGCCGGTGGAAAAATCGGATCTGAATTCGGTGCTGGGTGGTTCCGGAACGGTCGTTGGATGGGGTTTAAGCGATGGCTACAAATTAGAAGACATCCTTCAGGAAGCTACGCTCATGGTAGTGGATCATGACACCTGCTTGAAAAGTAAACCAAAGCACTTCGGTAAGGTGCTTTCGAACTATAAAAGCAATTTTTGCGCTGGCAATCAAAATATGACAAACGTTTGCCATGGAGACAGCGGTGGAGGAATGTACTTTCACATTAATAATGTCTGGTATATTCGGGGTCTTGTCAGTGCCGGACAGAAGGAACTCTGTAATCCACTACAATATGTTGTTTTTAGCGATATTCCATATTACTTGCAGTGGATAGTTAAGCACCAAGAGCATGTAAATAAACGAAATTTACTCAACCTCGGTGACTGTGGCTTGGATATTCATGATAAAACTGTTCAGGAAGTGGATAAACCTGTCTTTTTGCAATATCCGTGGACAGCTATGCTCGAGTTCCAAGCTCAGGGAACTCCAATCATTCAGGCGATATGTAACGGAGCTCTAATTCATCCAAGGTTCGTTATAACAGCCGGGCATTGTGCCGAAGGATCAGCCAAAAAAGTGTT AAAAGCAGTACGATTAGGAGAATATAATCTCAAAACCAACCCGGACGACGGAATGTCATCTAATGGTGAATCAGTCTCTACCACGATTCAGTCTATCGACATCGAATCGGTATTCAGACATCCCAAGTTCAATATGCCACGGTATGACAACAATATTGCGTTACTGAAACTGAAACATCCGGCAGACACCAGCAGACCTAATGTGAAACCAATTTGTCTACCAACGTTGAAAGATTATAGTAAACTTCACACCATATCTGGCTGGCGCCGAGTTGGGTTAAACTCACATATTCTAGTGCGCGACAATGTCGTGCTGGAGAAAGCGGACAAGTGCAAATCCATCTACGAGGAAATGAAAATTAAGTTGAATCCCAATGATAGTCATCTCTGTGGAACCTTTTACCGCCAAAGTTCCAAGGATTGTTTTCACTTTATGAGTGGAGCACCTCTTCAGTATGTCAAAAATGCCGATCGCAAGTATCGTTACTTCCTAATGGGACTATTTTCCGTTGGATATCCCAAATGTCAGCAGAATTTTACCGATGTGTTTACCAACATCATCTCCTACAACCAGTGGATAGCGACTACCGTTGGTGAGAACACGGCGTAG